The genomic stretch AGAAACATGGCAACCGCCTCGATCCAGGTCTCTGAAACCCCGCTGGTGCTCTACACCCTGCGCCGCGCCGACGACGCGCTGATCCTGGGCCATCGGCTGTCGGAATGGTGCGGCCATGCCCCGATGCTGGAAGAGGACATGGCGCTCGCCAATATGGGCCTCGATCTGCTCGGCCAGGCGCGCGAGCTCTATAGCTACGCCGCCAAGGTCGAGGGCAAGGGCAACGACGAAGACAAGTTCGCCTATCTGCGTGACGTCAGGCAGTACCGCAATCTGTTGCTGCTGGAACAGCCGAATGGCGACTTTGCGCGCACGATTGCACGGCAATTCTTCTATGCCGCCTTCGCCGATCTCTATTGGCGCGCGATGATGAAGTCGAGCGATCCGACGCTGGCCGCGATCGCGGCAAAGTCGGAGAAGGAGAGCGCGTATCACTTGCGGCATTCGTCGGAATGGATGGTTCGGCTCGGCGACGGCACCGAGGAAAGCCACACCCGCGCGCAAACCGCGATCGACGATCTCTGGGCTTTTACCGGCGAGATGTTCGCGGTCGACGACAGCGAGCGCGCGCTGATCGATGCCGGCATCGCGATCGATCCCGCGGCGCTGCATGCGCAGTGGCTCAAGATAGTGTCCGATGTCGTGGATGAGGCGACGCTCGCGCTGCCCAAGAGCAACTGGATGCAGCAGGGCGGCCGCAGCGGCCGGCACAGCGAGCATCTCGGCCATCTCCTCAGCGAATTGCAATCGATGCCGCGAACTTTTCCGGGGGCGACATGGTAGCCGCCGTGCTCAGCGATGCTGATTTGCGCCAGCGCGCCTGGAAC from Bradyrhizobium sp. Ash2021 encodes the following:
- the paaC gene encoding 1,2-phenylacetyl-CoA epoxidase subunit PaaC, which codes for MATASIQVSETPLVLYTLRRADDALILGHRLSEWCGHAPMLEEDMALANMGLDLLGQARELYSYAAKVEGKGNDEDKFAYLRDVRQYRNLLLLEQPNGDFARTIARQFFYAAFADLYWRAMMKSSDPTLAAIAAKSEKESAYHLRHSSEWMVRLGDGTEESHTRAQTAIDDLWAFTGEMFAVDDSERALIDAGIAIDPAALHAQWLKIVSDVVDEATLALPKSNWMQQGGRSGRHSEHLGHLLSELQSMPRTFPGATW